In Zingiber officinale cultivar Zhangliang chromosome 6A, Zo_v1.1, whole genome shotgun sequence, a single genomic region encodes these proteins:
- the LOC121994493 gene encoding VQ motif-containing protein 4-like — MDGHQIVPAREISSSSGAASPAPAPPLPPKPISKSCEPNLCPTTFVLADAASFKQVVQMLTGTAETAAAASLKAPVAPAFKAPGPKRPAFKLYERRNSLRNLNHLSPLALTTLSHSSPNSPAAGFSPRRQPEILSPSMLDFPSLALSPVTPLSPDPFNRPLHPNSEAAKWAEDRAIAEKGFYLHPSPRASTATEPPQLLPLFPVTSPKFSSDLSLPVPQSFAGDV; from the coding sequence ATGGACGGCCATCAAATAGTTCCAGCTCGAGAAATCAGCAGCAGCAGTGGAgcagcttcgccggcgccggcgcCACCTCTGCCTCCCAAGCCCATATCGAAGTCTTGCGAGCCCAATCTATGTCCGACGACCTTCGTCCTGGCGGACGCCGCCTCCTTCAAGCAAGTGGTCCAGATGCTCACGGGCACAGCGGAGACGGCGGCCGCGGCGTCGCTGAAAGCGCCGGTTGCTCCGGCGTTCAAGGCCCCCGGGCCAAAGAGGCCCGCTTTTAAGCTCTATGAGCGGCGGAACAGCCTGAGGAACCTCAACCACCTCAGCCCCCTCGCGCTGACGACGCTCTCCCACTCGAGCCCCAATTCCCCCGCCGCCGGCTTCTCGCCCCGCAGGCAGCCGGAGATCCTGTCGCCGAGCATGCTGGATTTCCCCTCGCTGGCGCTCAGCCCGGTGACGCCCTTGAGCCCCGACCCCTTCAACCGGCCGCTGCACCCCAACTCGGAGGCGGCTAAGTGGGCGGAGGACAGGGCGATCGCCGAGAAGGGGTTCTACCTGCACCCGTCGCCGAGGGCTTCGACGGCGACGGAGCCTCCCCAGTTGCTGCCCCTGTTTCCGGTCACGTCTCCTAAATTCTCCTCTGATTTATCCCTTCCGGTGCCTCAATCTTTTGCCGGCGATGTTTAA